In the genome of Macellibacteroides fermentans, one region contains:
- a CDS encoding SusC/RagA family TonB-linked outer membrane protein, which yields MQRKKALSSFRHWRVGILSVLISFCMTAAFAQQSTVKGKVLDETGQPIIGANVVEKGTTNGTITDLDGNFTLTVPNAQRSVLQFSFIGYTTLEETVKGRTSINANLSPSVVNLGEVVAIGYGTQTRKEITGSVANVTEESFNKGVTRDATDLLQGKVAGLVITSGSGDVTRGNTMRLRGTSTLQNDQGPLIVIDGVPGGDMSTVSPSDIESISVLKDASSAAIYGSRSAGGVVLITTKRGSGSKTMISYDGYVAMDQMANKPDLMNADQWRAYANSKSLDTSTYDLYGADTDWFDEMTRTGISQNHSVSMSGGGSKSNYRASFSYLDRNGIMRDNAMERYSFRFQFSQRAINDRLKIGLTGSATLTDNQVPNGDNFVLAYSMLPVYPVFNADGTYFTKVNKEYDQGNPVQNQDLNTMKNKMNYFYANGDVQFLLMEGLNVKANLYKSRFNGEFSQYTHSATSMGYKDQGFAKKQNRAWDRSLMEWTADYNRTLGDNEEHKVNGLIGYSWEENEYSMFHAQNRNFVNDDLQYNNLQSGQGLKQGDVQSERNQYRLISLFARANYSYKERYMITATVRRDGSSKFGANNKWGTFPSASAAWGISEEAFMEDVKWVDDLKLRAGYGVTGNQDGLQPYKTLQLYGADGQYYNNGSWLTAYKINQNANPDLKWESTAMLNVGVDFTLFNGRLGGTLEWYDKRTSDMLYTYSVPTPPFVYGSMMANVGDMSNKGIELLLNIGVIRKKDFNWNMSVNLSHNKNEITKLSSEIYTTNRIYTGDPWIRGGSGTTSHVIEEGRPVGQFYMLKCNGIDENGKYIFEDVNEDGQISEDDRTYVGSAQPDLTFGINNSFAWKNWDLSFFLRGTIGNDVLNGPRMAYGTSAYLIGTNALDDPLIYDLKESPRICSYYLEDASFVRLDNLSLGYTFNTKNVNWLDKARVYVAAQNLFVLTGYKGLDPEVEIVRSGQSAEAAGLSPGLEPRQFFPKARTFTIGVNLTF from the coding sequence ATGCAACGAAAGAAAGCATTAAGTTCTTTCAGACATTGGAGAGTAGGAATACTTTCTGTGTTGATTTCCTTTTGCATGACTGCCGCTTTTGCTCAGCAAAGCACTGTTAAAGGAAAAGTTTTAGATGAAACAGGCCAACCCATTATCGGAGCCAATGTTGTAGAAAAAGGTACCACCAACGGTACAATTACAGATCTGGATGGAAATTTTACGCTAACAGTTCCCAATGCACAACGATCTGTACTTCAGTTCTCATTTATCGGTTACACCACACTGGAAGAAACAGTGAAGGGTCGTACCAGCATCAATGCGAATTTATCACCATCCGTAGTAAACTTAGGTGAAGTAGTGGCTATCGGTTACGGTACGCAGACTCGTAAGGAAATTACAGGTTCTGTTGCCAACGTAACGGAAGAGAGCTTCAACAAAGGGGTTACACGCGATGCAACCGACTTGTTGCAAGGTAAGGTTGCCGGTTTGGTTATCACTTCTGGTTCCGGTGATGTTACAAGAGGTAACACCATGCGTTTGCGTGGTACTTCCACTCTGCAGAACGACCAGGGTCCGCTTATCGTTATCGACGGTGTACCGGGTGGCGACATGTCGACGGTTTCTCCTTCCGATATCGAGTCTATCTCTGTACTTAAGGATGCTTCCTCGGCTGCTATCTATGGTTCTCGTTCGGCCGGTGGTGTTGTCCTTATTACTACCAAACGTGGTTCAGGATCCAAGACTATGATCTCGTACGACGGTTATGTAGCTATGGATCAGATGGCTAACAAGCCCGATCTTATGAATGCCGACCAATGGCGTGCGTATGCAAACAGCAAGAGTCTGGATACCTCTACTTACGATTTGTATGGTGCAGATACCGATTGGTTCGACGAAATGACCCGTACCGGTATTTCTCAGAATCACAGTGTATCCATGTCCGGCGGTGGTTCCAAGAGCAACTATCGCGCCTCTTTCTCTTACCTGGATCGCAACGGTATCATGCGCGACAATGCCATGGAAAGATACAGCTTCCGTTTCCAGTTCTCTCAGCGTGCCATCAACGACCGTTTGAAAATCGGATTGACCGGTTCGGCAACACTTACGGATAACCAGGTCCCTAACGGTGATAACTTCGTGCTGGCTTACAGTATGTTGCCTGTATATCCTGTATTTAATGCAGACGGAACCTATTTTACCAAGGTAAACAAGGAATACGACCAGGGTAACCCGGTTCAGAACCAGGATTTGAATACCATGAAGAATAAAATGAATTATTTCTATGCAAACGGAGATGTTCAATTCTTATTGATGGAAGGTTTGAATGTGAAGGCTAACTTGTACAAGAGCCGCTTTAACGGCGAATTCAGTCAGTATACACACTCTGCCACATCTATGGGATACAAGGACCAGGGTTTTGCCAAGAAGCAGAACCGTGCCTGGGATCGTAGCCTGATGGAGTGGACGGCCGATTACAACCGTACATTGGGTGACAATGAAGAGCATAAGGTAAACGGTTTGATTGGTTACTCATGGGAAGAAAACGAATATTCCATGTTCCATGCCCAGAACCGTAACTTTGTTAACGACGATTTGCAGTACAATAACCTGCAATCGGGTCAGGGTCTGAAACAGGGCGATGTACAGTCGGAACGCAACCAGTATCGTCTGATCTCTTTGTTTGCCAGAGCAAACTATAGCTACAAAGAACGTTATATGATTACCGCTACAGTACGTCGCGACGGTTCGTCTAAGTTCGGAGCCAACAATAAATGGGGTACCTTCCCTTCGGCTTCTGCAGCCTGGGGTATCTCTGAAGAGGCTTTCATGGAAGATGTTAAATGGGTGGACGACCTTAAGCTGCGTGCCGGTTACGGTGTAACTGGTAACCAGGACGGACTTCAGCCCTATAAAACACTGCAGTTGTACGGTGCCGACGGTCAGTACTATAATAACGGAAGCTGGCTTACTGCCTACAAGATCAACCAGAATGCCAACCCGGATCTGAAGTGGGAATCTACCGCCATGTTAAATGTGGGTGTCGATTTCACTTTGTTCAACGGCCGCCTGGGTGGTACTTTGGAATGGTACGACAAGCGTACATCAGATATGCTTTATACCTACAGCGTACCAACTCCTCCGTTTGTTTACGGTTCGATGATGGCCAACGTGGGTGATATGTCCAACAAGGGTATCGAATTGTTACTTAATATCGGTGTAATCCGTAAGAAAGATTTTAACTGGAACATGTCTGTAAACTTGTCACATAACAAAAACGAGATTACCAAACTATCCAGCGAGATTTATACGACCAACCGTATCTATACCGGTGATCCATGGATTCGCGGTGGTTCGGGAACAACCTCGCACGTAATTGAGGAAGGTCGTCCGGTAGGACAGTTCTATATGCTTAAATGCAACGGTATCGACGAAAACGGTAAATACATTTTTGAAGATGTAAATGAAGACGGACAGATTTCGGAAGACGACCGTACCTATGTAGGCAGCGCACAGCCCGACCTAACATTCGGTATCAACAATTCATTTGCATGGAAGAATTGGGATTTGAGTTTCTTCCTTCGCGGAACAATTGGAAACGACGTATTGAACGGACCACGTATGGCTTATGGAACATCGGCTTACCTGATCGGAACAAACGCATTGGACGATCCATTGATTTACGACCTGAAAGAATCTCCACGTATTTGTTCATACTACCTGGAAGATGCCTCTTTTGTACGTCTGGATAACCTTTCTTTGGGTTATACATTCAATACAAAGAATGTGAATTGGCTTGATAAGGCCCGTGTATATGTTGCTGCACAGAATCTGTTCGTATTAACAGGCTATAAGGGCTTAGATCCTGAAGTGGAAATTGTACGTTCTGGTCAGTCTGCCGAAGCAGCCGGTTTATCACCGGGTCTCGAACCAAGACAGTTCTTCCCTAAAGCAAGAACATTTACGATAGGTGTAAATCTTACTTTCTAA
- a CDS encoding iron ABC transporter permease, with product MNKQSLSIYVWLSICLVLLFAGSLVYGAVSIPLDAVADILMGNETVKESWKQILLNSRLPQAVTALLAGASLAVSGLLLQTLFKNPLAGPSILGISDGANLGVAAVMLYFGGTLNMVNSLPMSGYLAIVVAAFAGACLILGIIIFFSTKVKSNVMLLIIGIMVGYMASSLISILNYYASTDKVHAFVMWGMGDFSGVSSQQLPFFTTCSLVGLLLSILLIKPLNALLLGEMYAANLGIKVKRTRVLILLCTGILTATATAFCGPISFIGLAVPHIARLLLGSSNHKLLLPVTLLTGSCVALLCNIVMVLPGGNGILPLNAVTPLIGAPVIIYVIMNRKNIQYFN from the coding sequence ATGAACAAACAATCTCTTTCTATATATGTATGGCTAAGCATTTGCCTGGTACTGCTCTTTGCCGGAAGTCTGGTGTATGGTGCCGTATCCATCCCTTTGGATGCCGTGGCCGATATTTTAATGGGAAATGAAACCGTAAAGGAATCATGGAAGCAGATTCTGCTGAATTCACGCCTCCCGCAGGCTGTTACCGCCTTACTTGCAGGGGCTTCGCTTGCGGTGAGTGGACTACTTCTGCAAACTTTGTTTAAGAATCCGTTGGCCGGACCCTCCATTTTAGGTATCAGCGACGGTGCAAACCTGGGTGTTGCAGCGGTGATGCTTTACTTTGGAGGCACCCTCAACATGGTAAACTCACTCCCCATGAGCGGCTATTTGGCTATTGTGGTGGCCGCCTTTGCCGGAGCATGCCTCATCCTTGGCATCATCATCTTCTTTTCCACCAAAGTGAAGAGCAATGTTATGTTGCTCATTATCGGAATCATGGTGGGATATATGGCCTCTTCGCTGATCTCAATCCTCAATTACTATGCGTCGACCGACAAGGTGCATGCCTTTGTGATGTGGGGTATGGGTGACTTTTCGGGAGTATCCAGTCAGCAGTTACCCTTTTTCACAACCTGTTCGCTGGTGGGTTTACTCCTTTCCATATTGTTGATCAAGCCGTTGAACGCACTCCTTTTGGGAGAGATGTATGCCGCCAACCTGGGCATAAAGGTAAAGCGGACCCGGGTTTTGATTCTGCTTTGCACCGGGATTCTTACTGCTACGGCCACGGCTTTCTGTGGTCCCATTTCCTTTATCGGATTGGCAGTACCGCATATTGCCCGGTTATTGCTCGGTTCTTCCAACCATAAGCTGTTGTTGCCTGTTACATTGCTGACGGGTAGCTGCGTTGCGTTGCTGTGTAACATTGTAATGGTCCTCCCGGGAGGGAACGGTATCTTACCGCTCAATGCGGTGACTCCCCTCATAGGTGCACCTGTTATTATTTATGTAATCATGAACCGCAAAAACATTCAATACTTCAACTAA